In Polynucleobacter sp. es-EL-1, the following are encoded in one genomic region:
- a CDS encoding arylsulfatase encodes MFLKRLLIGFLTISVATPALFAQATPTQKKPNVVFILADNVGYGDLGSYGGGELRGAPTPRSDELAKSGLRLTQYLVEPACTPSRAALMTGQYSIRNGLSLVAEPGTPNTLSSKAYTMGQLFKDAGYATAIFGKWHLGGAPQSLPGAHGFDQYYGIPPDTSWDSAAYVQMAIQTHSFGNVPDKVLYDKGPWINQQKGNGPLERVKPYTMAVRAEIDNELTDKSIAFMKQQNAAGKPFFLYLPFSMGHSPNLPSKQFAGKSRIGQYGDKMMEGDYHVGQVMDALKEMNIEDNTILVFASDNGGTGQYFMNWDRLGLGAPDMGSNLPFRGDLGEPTEGAVRTFCIIRWPGHIAPGSTSYAMFSIMDFMPTFASILGVKLPTDRAIDGVNQIDVIKGKSSTGNRESLLTFIGPDLVAGRWKQWRYYFKDMARTGTGQQMVGGIFANAAPMYYPKFYNIEMDPHEDLQMTNYGWTAEPIFKVIQDYLASVKKFPNPPPSNVTNFSQPLGR; translated from the coding sequence TGATTTGGGTTCTTATGGTGGGGGCGAGTTGCGCGGTGCGCCGACACCACGTTCTGATGAGCTGGCTAAAAGCGGCTTGCGGTTGACCCAGTATTTGGTCGAGCCTGCCTGCACTCCATCACGCGCTGCATTAATGACGGGTCAGTATTCTATTCGCAATGGTTTATCGCTGGTTGCTGAACCTGGCACGCCCAATACTTTATCTAGTAAGGCCTACACTATGGGCCAATTATTTAAGGATGCGGGTTACGCAACTGCTATTTTTGGTAAGTGGCATTTAGGAGGCGCTCCACAAAGCTTGCCTGGCGCCCATGGTTTTGATCAGTATTACGGCATCCCTCCAGACACCTCTTGGGATTCCGCTGCTTATGTTCAAATGGCAATTCAAACACATTCATTTGGCAACGTCCCGGATAAGGTTTTGTATGACAAAGGCCCCTGGATTAATCAGCAGAAGGGTAACGGACCACTAGAGCGAGTGAAGCCTTACACCATGGCAGTCCGGGCTGAAATTGATAATGAGCTTACTGATAAGTCGATTGCATTTATGAAGCAACAGAACGCAGCAGGAAAGCCATTCTTCTTATATCTGCCATTTTCAATGGGGCACTCACCAAATCTTCCATCAAAGCAATTTGCTGGTAAGTCTCGGATTGGTCAGTATGGTGACAAAATGATGGAAGGCGACTATCACGTTGGGCAGGTGATGGATGCTCTCAAAGAAATGAATATTGAAGACAATACTATTTTAGTTTTTGCTTCGGACAATGGAGGTACTGGTCAATACTTCATGAATTGGGATCGCTTGGGTCTTGGGGCTCCAGATATGGGTTCAAATTTACCATTTCGTGGAGATCTTGGTGAGCCGACCGAGGGCGCAGTTCGAACATTCTGCATTATTCGTTGGCCTGGTCATATAGCTCCAGGTAGCACCTCTTATGCGATGTTCTCGATCATGGACTTTATGCCAACCTTTGCATCTATTCTGGGAGTAAAGCTGCCAACTGATCGAGCCATTGATGGTGTAAATCAGATTGACGTTATCAAAGGAAAGAGCTCAACCGGTAATCGTGAATCTTTACTGACATTTATTGGACCTGATTTAGTAGCAGGCCGTTGGAAGCAATGGAGATACTATTTTAAAGATATGGCTCGAACAGGCACAGGACAGCAAATGGTTGGTGGTATCTTTGCAAATGCAGCTCCTATGTACTACCCAAAGTTTTATAACATTGAAATGGATCCGCATGAAGATTTGCAGATGACGAATTACGGTTGGACAGCCGAGCCAATCTTCAAAGTGATTCAGGATTACTTGGCATCTGTGAAAAAATTCCCTAATCCACCGCCGTCAAATGTGACTAATTTCTCTCAGCCCTTGGG